The proteins below come from a single Staphylococcus sp. MI 10-1553 genomic window:
- a CDS encoding IS110 family RNA-guided transposase encodes MNCFGIDISKSESVVAHYKDEVFVKELVIQNNQNGYRYLKNYIKHLDSLFILFESTGVYSRGMKHFCEIHKINYLEMNPLEAKFKTNSLRSWKTDKSDAHKLALLAFRMKDSKVQRHPEEIYFELRERARFHLEMEINQNCLKVELVETLHQTFPGLEKLFTNRYSKIALNIAKAFPHPDYVSILTHDELVEKVLHSTDKGISIKKAHKYAKKLIEIKNNSFPNVRKSSFLLQKVQYLCDKLLIGIEEMKAFNQEMIDLAKNTTEFENIISIPGIGELTATLLIGELGDIREFKTNKQLNAFVGIDIKRYQSGTSKSRDTINKRGNKKARRLLYLITMNILRGRNHYQSHIVDYYYKLREQPHGKPHKTAVIASINRLLKTIHYLIVNDKLYDYQKAPH; translated from the coding sequence ATTAACTGTTTTGGTATTGATATCAGTAAGTCAGAAAGTGTGGTCGCACATTATAAGGATGAAGTTTTCGTTAAAGAATTGGTCATTCAAAATAATCAAAATGGCTATCGTTATCTTAAAAATTATATCAAGCATCTTGATTCCCTGTTTATCCTCTTTGAATCAACAGGTGTTTATTCAAGAGGTATGAAACACTTTTGTGAAATTCACAAAATAAATTACTTAGAAATGAACCCCCTAGAAGCCAAGTTTAAAACAAATTCGTTAAGATCATGGAAAACAGATAAGTCAGACGCACATAAACTCGCACTTCTTGCCTTTAGAATGAAAGATTCAAAGGTACAACGTCATCCTGAAGAGATCTACTTTGAACTGAGAGAACGTGCGCGCTTTCACTTAGAAATGGAGATCAACCAAAATTGTCTCAAAGTTGAGTTAGTCGAAACACTACATCAAACATTTCCAGGGTTAGAAAAGTTATTTACTAACAGATATTCAAAAATCGCATTAAATATAGCTAAAGCATTTCCTCATCCTGATTATGTAAGTATTTTGACTCATGATGAATTGGTGGAAAAAGTACTTCATTCAACTGATAAAGGCATTTCAATTAAAAAAGCGCACAAGTATGCCAAAAAATTAATTGAAATAAAGAATAATAGTTTTCCGAATGTGCGCAAGTCTTCTTTCCTCCTACAAAAAGTCCAATACTTATGCGACAAACTGCTTATTGGGATAGAAGAAATGAAAGCATTTAATCAGGAAATGATTGATTTAGCTAAAAATACAACTGAGTTTGAAAATATTATTTCAATTCCTGGCATCGGAGAACTCACAGCTACATTGCTTATTGGGGAACTTGGAGATATTAGAGAATTCAAAACAAATAAACAACTGAATGCATTTGTAGGCATTGATATTAAACGTTACCAATCAGGAACTTCAAAGAGTCGAGATACGATTAATAAAAGAGGAAATAAAAAAGCAAGGCGTTTATTGTATTTAATCACTATGAACATTCTTAGGGGAAGAAATCATTATCAAAGCCATATTGTGGATTATTATTATAAATTAAGAGAGCAGCCTCATGGGAAACCCCACAAGACTGCCGTAATAGCGAGTATCAATCGCTTATTAAAGACCATTCACTACTTGATAGTCAATGATAAATTATATGATTATCAGAAAGCACCACACTAA
- the nrdD gene encoding anaerobic ribonucleoside-triphosphate reductase, with the protein MTKDPTIVNENANKDSETFSTMRDLTAGVVSKSYALDYLLPKHVAEAHRKGEIHFHDLDYHPFQPLTNCCLIDAKGMLAQGFQIGNAQVTSPKSIQTAAAQLVQIIANVSSSQYGGCTIDRVDELLSTYAKYNEQKHRGIAQQFVDEAHIETYVDQRVTQDISDAIESLEYEINTLYTSNGQTPFVTLGFGLGTDKLSRKVQTAILKTRIKGLGKDRITAIFPKLVFSIKKGTNLSPSDPNYDIKQLALKCSMKRMYPDILNYDKTVELLGDFKAPMGCRSFLPAWQNEKGEYENSGRCNLGVVTLNVPRIAIESEGDIEHFWILFDERMQVLHDALAYRIERVKEAVPNNAPILYKRGAFKYRLDENDSVDALFNKQRATVSMGYIGLYEAATVFFGPNWETNPDAKAFTLEILKRMQAYQYSWTEAHDIWFSIYSTPSESLTDRFCRLDYEAFGSIPDITDKGYYQNSFHYDVRKDVTPFEKLDFEKDYPYFASGGYIHYCEYPKLDHNVKALEAVWDYAYNRVSYLGTNIPIDRCYECGFEGDFETTEKGYSCPHCGNHNPETVDVVKRTCGYLGNPVQRPMIEGRHKEMCARVKHMKANPS; encoded by the coding sequence ATGACAAAAGATCCTACAATAGTAAATGAAAATGCAAACAAGGATAGTGAAACGTTTTCAACAATGCGTGATTTGACTGCAGGGGTAGTCTCAAAATCGTATGCTTTAGATTATTTATTGCCCAAACATGTGGCAGAGGCACATCGAAAAGGGGAAATACATTTTCATGATTTAGATTATCACCCATTTCAGCCATTGACGAATTGTTGTTTAATCGATGCCAAAGGAATGTTGGCGCAAGGCTTTCAAATTGGTAACGCGCAAGTCACATCTCCTAAATCGATACAAACAGCAGCCGCACAACTCGTTCAAATTATTGCGAACGTATCAAGTAGCCAATACGGGGGGTGCACGATTGATCGAGTGGACGAATTATTAAGTACATATGCGAAATATAACGAGCAAAAACATCGTGGTATTGCGCAACAATTTGTAGACGAAGCGCACATTGAAACTTATGTCGATCAACGTGTGACACAAGATATTAGTGATGCGATTGAAAGTCTAGAATATGAAATTAACACATTATATACTTCAAATGGTCAGACTCCTTTTGTAACTTTAGGATTTGGTTTGGGTACGGATAAACTCAGCCGTAAAGTTCAAACAGCCATTTTAAAAACACGTATTAAAGGTTTAGGTAAAGATCGAATCACTGCAATTTTTCCTAAACTTGTCTTCTCAATTAAAAAAGGAACGAATCTGTCACCGTCAGATCCTAACTATGACATTAAGCAGCTCGCATTAAAATGTTCGATGAAGCGCATGTATCCAGATATTTTAAATTACGACAAAACCGTAGAATTGTTAGGTGACTTTAAAGCACCTATGGGATGTCGCTCATTTTTACCGGCTTGGCAAAATGAAAAGGGTGAATATGAAAATAGTGGCCGCTGTAATTTAGGTGTCGTTACTTTAAACGTACCACGCATTGCGATTGAATCAGAAGGCGATATTGAACATTTTTGGATTTTATTTGACGAACGCATGCAAGTGCTCCACGATGCTTTAGCTTATCGTATTGAACGTGTCAAGGAGGCAGTGCCAAATAATGCACCAATTTTATACAAACGCGGTGCTTTTAAATATCGTCTTGATGAAAACGATTCGGTGGATGCTTTATTTAATAAGCAACGTGCGACAGTCTCTATGGGTTATATTGGACTTTATGAAGCGGCTACAGTATTTTTCGGACCAAATTGGGAAACAAATCCTGATGCCAAAGCGTTCACACTTGAAATCTTAAAACGCATGCAAGCTTATCAATATAGTTGGACTGAAGCCCATGACATTTGGTTTAGTATTTATAGCACGCCAAGTGAGTCTTTGACAGATCGTTTTTGTCGTTTAGACTATGAGGCGTTTGGTTCGATTCCTGACATTACAGATAAAGGTTATTATCAAAACTCTTTTCATTACGATGTGCGTAAAGACGTGACACCGTTCGAAAAATTAGATTTTGAAAAAGATTATCCGTATTTTGCAAGTGGGGGATACATTCATTATTGTGAATACCCTAAATTAGATCATAATGTGAAAGCGCTTGAAGCAGTGTGGGATTACGCATACAACCGCGTAAGTTATCTAGGTACAAATATTCCAATTGATCGTTGCTATGAATGTGGTTTTGAAGGCGACTTTGAAACGACTGAAAAAGGTTATAGTTGCCCACATTGCGGAAACCATAATCCTGAAACAGTCGATGTTGTTAAACGGACATGCGGTTATTTAGGTAATCCTGTGCAACGTCCTATGATTGAAGGGCGTCATAAAGAAATGTGCGCGCGTGTGAAACATATGAAAGCGAATCCCTCATGA
- the nrdG gene encoding anaerobic ribonucleoside-triphosphate reductase activating protein, giving the protein MIAQKIKKGAGYIAKIEYQSFVDGEGVRCSVYVSGCPFLCEGCYNVAAQNFRYGERATETLISEVLDACAPEYISGLSILGGEPFCNLDIVIPLVHAFRERYGSRKSIWVWTGFLFEYLWFAHDERTALLKQVDVIVDGMFIQKLYQPNLPYKGSLNQRVIDVHQFIKTEMMSQSIYIE; this is encoded by the coding sequence ATGATTGCACAAAAAATTAAAAAAGGTGCAGGTTATATCGCTAAAATCGAATACCAAAGCTTCGTCGATGGAGAAGGCGTACGTTGTAGCGTTTATGTTTCAGGATGTCCATTTTTATGTGAAGGTTGCTATAATGTTGCAGCCCAGAACTTTCGATATGGTGAACGGGCAACGGAAACATTGATATCGGAAGTGTTAGATGCGTGTGCGCCGGAATACATTTCAGGATTAAGTATTTTAGGAGGCGAACCTTTTTGTAACTTAGATATCGTTATCCCATTAGTACATGCTTTTCGAGAACGCTACGGCAGCCGGAAATCAATTTGGGTTTGGACAGGCTTTTTATTTGAGTATTTATGGTTTGCACATGATGAACGGACCGCGTTATTAAAACAAGTTGATGTCATTGTAGACGGCATGTTCATTCAAAAATTATATCAACCTAATTTGCCCTATAAAGGGTCATTAAATCAACGTGTCATTGATGTCCATCAATTTATTAAAACCGAGATGATGAGCCAGTCGATTTACATTGAATAA
- a CDS encoding O-acetylhomoserine aminocarboxypropyltransferase/cysteine synthase family protein, whose protein sequence is MTSDFKFETLQLHSGQEVDESSHSRALPIYQTTSFTFDDTAHAANLFGLDELGNIYTRLMNPTTNVLETRVAELEGGVAGVAVASGMAAITYAIQAVAQKGDHIVASSTLYGGTHTLFTHTLPKYGIDVTLVDTKEVSHIKNALQDNTKALFVETIGNPEGNIEDFDALVAITKAQGIPLIVDNTFATPYLFRPIEYGANIVVHSATKFIGGHGTSMGGVIVDAGNFNWDNGKFPGLSEPDPSYHGLVFSEKFGEAALAFKIRTTILRDTGAAISPFNAFLLTQGLETLSLRLERHVENAEKVAQYLEKHDKVAWVKYAGLPTSEYYDLKEKYLPKGASSIFTFGVKGGYEAGKKFIEGLELFSLLANVGDAKSLVIHPASTTHQQLTESEQTAAGIAPETIRLSIGLEHIDDIIADLEKGFAKI, encoded by the coding sequence ATGACAAGTGATTTTAAATTTGAAACGTTGCAATTGCACTCAGGACAAGAAGTCGACGAAAGTAGCCATTCACGTGCTTTACCGATTTACCAAACGACATCTTTTACTTTTGATGATACGGCACATGCGGCGAATTTATTCGGCTTAGATGAACTTGGAAATATTTATACACGTCTGATGAATCCTACGACGAACGTTCTTGAAACACGTGTGGCTGAACTTGAAGGGGGTGTCGCTGGTGTAGCGGTTGCTTCAGGTATGGCAGCTATCACGTATGCGATTCAAGCTGTCGCGCAGAAGGGTGATCATATCGTAGCAAGTTCTACATTATATGGCGGGACACATACACTTTTCACACATACGTTACCGAAATATGGGATTGATGTCACATTAGTAGATACGAAAGAAGTCAGTCATATAAAAAATGCGCTTCAAGACAATACGAAGGCATTATTTGTAGAAACCATTGGGAATCCAGAAGGCAATATTGAGGATTTCGATGCACTTGTAGCAATTACAAAAGCACAAGGTATACCACTTATTGTTGATAATACATTCGCGACGCCTTATCTTTTTCGTCCGATTGAATATGGGGCGAACATTGTTGTTCACTCTGCGACCAAATTTATTGGTGGGCACGGAACTTCAATGGGTGGTGTCATTGTTGATGCAGGTAACTTTAATTGGGATAATGGCAAGTTTCCAGGATTAAGTGAACCCGATCCGTCTTATCACGGTTTAGTGTTCAGTGAAAAATTTGGAGAAGCCGCACTTGCTTTTAAAATTCGTACAACAATTTTAAGAGATACAGGAGCAGCGATCTCACCGTTCAATGCATTTTTACTAACGCAAGGCTTAGAGACGCTTTCATTACGGTTAGAACGTCATGTGGAAAATGCTGAAAAAGTTGCACAATATCTTGAAAAGCATGACAAAGTCGCATGGGTTAAATATGCTGGCTTACCGACGAGTGAATATTACGACTTGAAAGAGAAGTATTTACCAAAAGGCGCAAGTTCCATCTTTACCTTTGGTGTCAAAGGTGGATACGAAGCCGGCAAAAAATTTATTGAAGGCTTAGAATTATTTTCTTTATTAGCGAATGTAGGAGACGCAAAGTCACTTGTTATTCATCCCGCATCCACGACGCATCAACAATTGACGGAATCAGAACAAACAGCAGCAGGTATTGCCCCTGAGACGATTCGTCTTTCGATCGGCCTTGAGCATATCGATGATATTATTGCGGATTTGGAAAAAGGCTTTGCCAAAATTTAA
- a CDS encoding LLM class flavin-dependent oxidoreductase, whose protein sequence is MTRKQIHFNGFVQNSPSPHASGLWKHPKDKGATHHNLKYWTDIAQTLERGLFDGIFIADVLGTYSVYNQSHDAAVKHAVQLPAHDPIPLVSAIAAVTEHIGIAPTVSTTYAQPYKLARQLSTLDHLTNGRLGWNVVTSYLESEAVNLGLKERLPKALRYNRADEFLQVSYQLWEDSWEDDAVVKAREIDTYADPSKVHAIHHKGTFFDIPGPHLVEPSPQRTPVLFQAGASEKGKTFAAKHAEAVFTKHTSIESLRAYVTDIRTRAQQFGRNGEDILVFPMVLPIIGETEAEAYEKYEALQNEVSYEGSVALLSGHTGIDFSQYDPDEYIENIETEAMQGNLNLYTKDPHRKWTLREAVKNHGLGNGTAKFIGTPKKIADQLELWANEGGADGFNIAQAYSPGTFEEFVDLIIPELQKRGIYRTEYEGETLRENMFGKGHTKVKPTHPARNKKANLVQI, encoded by the coding sequence ATGACACGAAAACAAATTCATTTTAACGGATTCGTCCAAAATTCTCCCTCTCCGCATGCTTCAGGTTTATGGAAACACCCAAAAGATAAAGGAGCGACACACCACAATTTAAAATATTGGACGGATATTGCTCAAACTTTAGAGCGTGGTTTATTTGATGGTATTTTTATTGCTGATGTGTTGGGGACTTATAGTGTTTACAACCAGTCCCATGACGCCGCAGTGAAACATGCCGTTCAACTCCCCGCACACGATCCTATTCCGCTCGTTTCTGCCATTGCAGCGGTAACTGAGCATATTGGTATTGCACCTACTGTCTCTACTACCTATGCACAGCCATATAAATTGGCACGTCAATTATCTACACTCGATCATCTGACCAATGGCCGATTAGGTTGGAATGTTGTAACGTCTTATTTAGAAAGCGAGGCAGTGAACTTAGGCTTAAAAGAGCGCTTGCCTAAAGCGTTGCGTTACAACCGTGCAGACGAATTTTTGCAAGTGAGCTATCAGTTGTGGGAAGACAGTTGGGAAGACGATGCGGTTGTTAAAGCACGTGAGATAGACACGTATGCTGATCCTTCTAAAGTTCATGCGATTCATCATAAAGGTACATTTTTCGATATACCCGGACCGCATCTTGTAGAGCCTTCTCCTCAAAGAACGCCTGTCTTATTTCAAGCAGGTGCCTCCGAAAAAGGCAAAACATTTGCTGCAAAGCATGCAGAGGCTGTGTTTACAAAACATACCTCTATTGAATCGTTGCGAGCGTATGTCACAGACATTCGGACAAGGGCACAACAATTTGGCCGTAATGGAGAAGATATACTTGTTTTTCCAATGGTTTTACCTATTATCGGTGAAACTGAAGCAGAGGCTTATGAAAAATATGAAGCGCTTCAAAATGAAGTCAGCTATGAAGGTTCAGTCGCATTGTTAAGTGGACATACGGGTATTGATTTTTCTCAATATGATCCAGATGAATATATCGAAAATATCGAGACAGAAGCGATGCAAGGCAATCTCAATTTATATACAAAAGACCCACATCGAAAATGGACATTGCGAGAAGCGGTGAAAAACCACGGGCTAGGTAATGGAACGGCTAAATTCATCGGCACACCCAAAAAAATTGCTGATCAATTGGAATTGTGGGCGAATGAAGGCGGTGCGGACGGTTTTAATATTGCACAAGCCTATTCTCCAGGTACATTTGAAGAATTTGTCGACTTAATCATTCCTGAATTACAAAAAAGAGGCATATATCGTACAGAATATGAAGGTGAAACTTTACGTGAAAATATGTTTGGCAAAGGCCATACGAAAGTGAAACCGACACATCCCGCACGAAATAAAAAAGCCAATTTAGTACAGATATAG
- a CDS encoding sodium:solute symporter family protein, producing the protein MNDVKVYTWIGFIVFMVLMITVGFVSSRRMNSISDFATGFGRIGPRTLGLSFAATYLSAATFLGYPGWSYAWGLNNLWLFLAMFIGGPTGVLMVAKRVRSLNTTQQSLSLPDWLGDFYDSPILRVGTALILLFNIFYIASQLVAGALIFKHLLGMSYFSSLIVITVIVVLYVYVGGALADIYTDAIQVIIMAVAGIVIFISGIVLFWKGSIHDTFSGIAQNLNHQNHHLVQVFNPESVHFHSFTMIIGAIIIQWAFASAPHLFNKILGLKSEKDLGRMIRTYIFVMSLCLLVLFGGIYSRVAIGGQVASSDLALLQYIEWAFPAAIVALFGVVILAAAMSTTDGLFVSISTVFANDLFLKLIVKQKWVDVEEQKANRIAFRISRVSVPIVGLLSFLLVLKPPLYMSDLMWIGISGIAAGTMGPILHAVYAKRKAPARAAELSMVVGLVSYLVIYFGGVIPSTMSAGAVATVFGILTITVTSYVMHHRARQLSVDKGEA; encoded by the coding sequence ATGAATGATGTTAAAGTGTATACATGGATAGGCTTTATTGTCTTTATGGTGCTTATGATTACGGTAGGCTTTGTCAGTTCTAGAAGGATGAACAGTATTTCAGATTTTGCGACTGGCTTTGGAAGGATTGGACCACGCACGCTAGGGTTGTCTTTTGCGGCGACGTATTTAAGTGCTGCAACCTTTCTAGGTTATCCGGGATGGTCGTATGCGTGGGGGCTTAATAATTTATGGTTGTTTTTAGCGATGTTTATCGGTGGTCCTACAGGTGTTTTAATGGTCGCTAAAAGAGTCAGATCATTAAACACAACACAGCAATCCCTCTCACTACCAGATTGGTTGGGCGATTTTTATGACAGTCCTATATTACGTGTTGGGACGGCTTTGATCTTATTATTTAATATTTTCTATATCGCAAGTCAGCTTGTCGCAGGCGCTTTAATTTTCAAACATTTACTCGGTATGAGTTACTTTTCAAGTTTAATTGTTATCACAGTCATTGTTGTGCTTTATGTTTACGTAGGTGGTGCACTTGCAGATATTTATACAGACGCGATACAAGTGATTATTATGGCAGTAGCTGGAATTGTCATTTTTATCTCTGGCATTGTGCTGTTTTGGAAGGGGAGTATCCATGATACGTTTTCGGGTATTGCGCAAAACTTAAACCATCAAAATCATCACTTAGTCCAAGTTTTTAATCCTGAATCCGTTCACTTTCATTCTTTTACAATGATTATCGGTGCGATTATTATTCAATGGGCTTTTGCGTCAGCACCGCACTTATTTAATAAAATTTTAGGTTTAAAAAGTGAAAAAGATTTAGGCCGCATGATTCGAACTTATATTTTTGTGATGTCACTCTGTTTACTTGTTCTTTTTGGCGGTATTTATAGCCGCGTAGCAATAGGTGGACAAGTCGCAAGTTCAGATTTAGCCTTACTACAATATATAGAATGGGCGTTTCCTGCTGCCATTGTTGCTTTATTCGGTGTCGTTATATTGGCAGCGGCTATGTCAACGACAGATGGTTTGTTTGTGTCTATTTCTACAGTGTTTGCGAATGATTTATTTTTAAAACTGATTGTCAAACAAAAGTGGGTGGATGTTGAAGAACAGAAAGCCAATCGAATTGCTTTTCGTATTAGTCGTGTTTCTGTACCGATTGTAGGGCTTTTATCGTTTTTATTAGTTTTGAAGCCACCGCTTTATATGAGTGACCTCATGTGGATTGGGATTTCGGGTATTGCAGCCGGTACAATGGGCCCTATTTTGCACGCGGTATATGCGAAACGAAAAGCACCCGCCCGTGCAGCAGAACTTTCGATGGTTGTTGGTTTAGTGTCTTATCTTGTCATTTATTTTGGCGGTGTGATTCCAAGTACAATGTCTGCCGGTGCTGTTGCGACTGTTTTTGGCATACTGACCATTACCGTGACTTCTTATGTCATGCATCATCGAGCACGCCAACTCTCTGTAGATAAGGGGGAAGCATAA
- a CDS encoding tautomerase family protein, translating to MPIIKIDLIKGKDEAYIKEVLDISYEVMLEAFHAPVGDRYQIVTQHEAYEMQILDTGLGVERTTDVLVFTLISRPRTEEQKTIFYRKLVERLHQKLGIRKEDVLISLVENTDANWSFFNGEAQFLNGDL from the coding sequence ATGCCAATCATTAAAATTGACCTGATTAAAGGGAAAGACGAAGCTTATATTAAGGAAGTTTTAGATATCTCATATGAAGTGATGCTAGAAGCCTTTCATGCGCCGGTGGGGGATCGCTATCAAATTGTGACACAACACGAAGCGTATGAGATGCAAATTTTAGATACAGGTTTAGGCGTAGAGCGGACGACGGATGTATTAGTTTTTACGCTTATCTCGCGTCCAAGAACGGAAGAACAAAAAACGATTTTTTATCGCAAATTGGTAGAAAGATTACATCAAAAATTAGGGATTCGAAAAGAAGATGTACTGATTAGCCTTGTAGAAAATACTGATGCGAATTGGAGCTTTTTCAATGGGGAGGCGCAATTCTTGAATGGAGACTTATAA
- a CDS encoding type 1 glutamine amidotransferase domain-containing protein gives MKKIMIVNTSYDQFDGFDLSTGLWLSELVHFYDVFQNNPNYQLDIYNINGGETPLDPVSMNKVTLDRLTKKYYEDETFMRKLHHSPSIDEADVTQYGAIYFTGGHGVMYDFRGHDTIARAVNDIYDRGGVISSVCHGASALLEVKRPNNHFLIEGQQLTGFSNREEGLARRKKQVPYQLETALKDKGALYQKSLIPLKSFVVESEQLITGQNPASARAVGEAVKLRLDTK, from the coding sequence ATGAAAAAGATAATGATTGTGAATACGAGTTATGACCAATTTGATGGCTTTGATTTATCAACAGGTTTATGGTTGAGCGAACTGGTGCATTTTTATGATGTATTTCAAAATAATCCGAATTACCAATTGGATATATACAATATCAATGGAGGCGAAACACCACTAGATCCCGTGAGTATGAATAAAGTGACGTTAGATCGTTTGACCAAAAAATATTATGAAGATGAAACTTTTATGCGCAAATTACACCATTCACCATCCATCGATGAAGCTGATGTGACACAGTATGGTGCGATTTATTTTACCGGTGGCCATGGTGTGATGTATGACTTCCGAGGACATGATACGATTGCCCGTGCGGTAAACGACATTTATGATCGTGGGGGTGTTATTTCTTCAGTTTGTCACGGTGCAAGCGCTTTACTTGAAGTTAAGCGTCCGAACAATCATTTTCTTATAGAAGGTCAACAGTTGACAGGTTTCTCAAATCGAGAAGAAGGTTTAGCACGCCGTAAAAAACAAGTGCCGTATCAGTTAGAAACCGCATTAAAAGATAAAGGCGCACTATATCAAAAAAGTTTAATCCCATTAAAAAGTTTTGTCGTTGAATCGGAACAATTAATTACAGGACAAAATCCAGCTTCAGCACGAGCTGTAGGTGAAGCGGTCAAACTCAGACTCGATACAAAATGA
- the adcA gene encoding zinc ABC transporter substrate-binding lipoprotein AdcA, producing MKKSFKLLATVVLSGSVLAACGQGDDKTSSNDQLKVTTTVFPLQSFVKQIGGKHVEVDSIYPKGTDLHSFEPSQKDIIDASKSDLFIYTGDNLDPVSKKIAGAIKKDDHKLSLEDYLDKATLLTDQHEHGEHDEHEHGDHDEHGEEGHDHEHGEEGHEHEGHDHEHGEAHHHHGGYDPHVWLDPQLDKKFVSAIRDDLVKRDPDHKDEYKKNADKLLKDLDGIDQDMKDITKDHQGNAVFISHESLGYLADRYGFVQKGIQSLNAEDPSQKELTEIVKEINDTGAKYILYEENISHKVTDTIRKETNAKPLKFNNMESVTDDQSKDATYQSLMKENVKSIEKALNDKIKVEDDKAANKHSKAIQDGYFKDDQVKDRNLSDYAGEWQSVYPLLKDGTLDEVFEHKAEDKGDKSAKEYKAYYDKGYKTDVEKIKITDNQITFTKNGKSMTGTYTYDGKDILKYDGGHRGVRYTFKLEGDASEGLPKYVQFSDHNIAPTKTGHFHIFTGNDRDKVLKELENWPTYYPANLSKEEVKDEMLEH from the coding sequence ATGAAAAAAAGTTTCAAATTATTAGCGACTGTGGTATTGTCGGGTTCTGTGTTAGCGGCTTGTGGTCAAGGTGACGATAAAACATCATCAAACGACCAATTAAAAGTAACAACTACGGTTTTCCCATTGCAATCGTTTGTTAAGCAAATTGGTGGTAAACATGTTGAAGTAGATTCTATTTATCCGAAAGGGACGGATTTACATAGCTTCGAACCATCACAAAAAGATATTATAGATGCAAGTAAATCGGATTTATTTATTTATACGGGCGATAATTTAGATCCAGTATCTAAAAAAATAGCCGGGGCGATTAAAAAAGATGACCATAAACTTTCGTTAGAGGATTATTTAGATAAAGCAACTTTATTAACGGATCAACATGAACACGGGGAACATGATGAGCATGAGCATGGTGATCACGATGAACATGGTGAAGAAGGACACGACCATGAGCACGGCGAAGAAGGTCACGAACATGAAGGCCACGATCATGAACACGGTGAAGCACATCATCATCATGGTGGCTATGACCCACACGTATGGTTAGATCCACAATTAGATAAAAAATTCGTATCTGCAATTCGTGATGATTTAGTAAAACGCGACCCAGATCATAAAGACGAATATAAGAAAAATGCTGATAAATTATTAAAAGATTTAGATGGTATCGATCAAGATATGAAAGATATTACAAAAGATCACCAAGGCAATGCGGTCTTTATTTCACATGAATCATTAGGTTACTTAGCTGACCGTTATGGTTTCGTTCAAAAAGGAATTCAAAGCTTAAACGCTGAAGACCCATCACAAAAAGAACTGACTGAAATTGTGAAAGAAATTAATGATACGGGTGCAAAATATATTCTTTATGAAGAGAATATTTCACATAAAGTAACAGACACTATTCGCAAAGAAACAAATGCGAAACCATTGAAATTTAACAATATGGAATCTGTAACAGACGATCAATCGAAAGATGCGACATACCAATCATTAATGAAAGAAAATGTGAAAAGCATTGAAAAAGCACTCAACGACAAAATTAAAGTTGAAGATGATAAAGCGGCGAACAAACATAGTAAAGCAATCCAAGACGGCTACTTCAAAGATGACCAAGTGAAAGACCGTAATTTATCGGATTATGCTGGTGAATGGCAATCTGTTTACCCATTATTGAAAGACGGTACACTGGATGAAGTGTTCGAACATAAAGCAGAAGACAAAGGTGACAAATCTGCAAAAGAATACAAAGCATACTATGACAAAGGTTACAAAACGGATGTAGAAAAGATTAAAATTACAGATAACCAAATTACCTTTACGAAAAATGGTAAGTCTATGACAGGTACGTACACTTATGATGGTAAAGACATTTTGAAATATGATGGTGGTCATCGCGGTGTACGTTATACATTCAAACTTGAAGGTGACGCGTCAGAAGGTTTACCAAAATATGTACAATTTAGCGATCATAATATTGCACCTACGAAAACAGGACATTTCCATATCTTTACAGGAAATGACCGTGATAAAGTATTGAAAGAATTAGAAAACTGGCCAACGTACTATCCAGCTAATCTTTCAAAAGAAGAAGTTAAAGATGAAATGTTAGAGCATTAA